GCGGGTCTCGTCGCCGGGCTTGAGCTCCTCGAACGCCGCCGAGCGCGCGTCCTCGATCATGCCGCGCCAGGGGGACGTGGACCGTGCCTCTATGCGGCCGTCGGCGCCCGGCGGGAACATGCCGATCATGCGGATGTACCCGCCGAGGGGGATCGCCTTGACGCCGTACTCGGTGTCGCCCTTCTTGCGCGAGAAGAGGGTCGGTCCGAAGCCGACCATGTACTGCGGCACGCGGATGCCGAACATCTTGGCGGTCGACAGGTGCCCCAGCTCGTGCCAGGCGATCGAGAAGAGCAGCCCGATCACGAAGACGACTATCCCGAGGATCATCATCAGTGTCGTCATGCACGGGCCTCCGCGGTCGTCTTTGCTGCCAGTTCGCGTGCCCGAGCACGCGCCCAGGTCTCCGCTTCGAGGACGTCCGCGACGGTCAGGGAGGTTCCAGGCCCGCCGGTGACGGCGGTCTCGTGCTCCTCCACCGTCCTCGTGACGGTCTCCATGATGCCGTTGAAGGGCAGGGCGCCCTTCAGGAACGCGTCCACGCACTCCTCGTTGGCGGCATTGAACACTGCCGGAGCCGTGCCCGCGAGCTCCCCGACCCGCCGGGCGAGCCCGACCGACGGGAAAGCGTCGTTGTCGAGGGGGAAGAACTCCCAGCTCGACGCCTTGGTCCAGTCGAAGGCGGGGGCGGCGTCGGGCACGCGCTCGGGCCAGCCGATGCCGATGGCGATGGGGCCGCGCATGTCGGGCGGGGTGGCCTGGGCGAGGGTGGAGCCGTCGGTGAACTCCACCATGGAGTGGACGTACGACTGCGGGTGGACGACGACCTCGATGCGGTCGAAGGGGATGTCGTAGAGCAGGTGTGCCTCGATGACCTCCAGCCCCTTGTTGACCAGCGTCGCGGAGTTGACGGTGATGACCGGGCCCATGGCCCAGGTGGGGTGCGCCAGCGCGTCCTCGGGGGTGACGTCCGCCAGATCGGCCTTCGTACGCCCCCGGAAGGGGCCGCCGGAGGCGGTGACGACCAGTTTGCGTACGTCCGCGCGCGTGCCGGCGGCCAGCGCCTGGAAGAGCGCGGCGTGCTCGGAGTCGACCGGGATGATCTGGCCGGGCTTGGCGAGCGCCTTGACGAGGGGGCCGCCGACGATGAGCGATTCCTTGTTGGCGAGCGCGAGGGTGCGGCCCGCTTCCAGGGCGGCGAGTGTCGGGGCCAGGCCGATGGAGCCGGTGATCCCGTTGAGGACGGTGTGGCAGTCGGACGCGGCGACCTGCGTCGCGGCGTCGGGTCCCGCCAGGATCTCGGGGAGCCGCTCCCCCGCGGCGTACTGCCCCTTCAGGGCCTCGCGCAGTGCCGGTACGGCGTTCTCGTCGGCGACCGCGACCGTCCCGACCCGCAGCTGCCGCGCCTGCTCGGCGAGGAGGCCCACGCGGCCGCCCGCGGCGGACAGCGCCGTGACGCGGAAGCGCTCGGGGTTGCGCTGGACGAGGTCGATGGCCTGGGTGCCGATCGAGCCCGTGGAGCCGAGGATCACGATGTCCCGCGGTCCGTCCCCCGTGAGAGGGTCGAAGACGAGATGCGGGTCGGCGAGGGGGGATGCGCTGTCGCTCATCCCCCTATTGTGGCCGTATCCCGGGTCCGGTCCGACAGGGCGTGCCCGATCGGGGTCACTCCTTCCTGTCGCGGGTGTCGAAATCGCCCTCCTGGACGCCCTCCGCGGTGTCCATGGTCGGCGCGCTGAAGCGGAGTTGGCCGCCGGATTTGCGCGCGTCCAGGCTTTCGGCGCGTACGTCCAGGTTGAACAGGTAGCCGACGGACTCCTCCTTGATGGCGTCCATCATGGCCGTGAACAGGTCGAAGCCCTCCCGCTGGAACTCGAACAGGGGGTCCCTGCCGAGGTAGGACCGCATCCAGATGCCCTCCTGGAGGTAGTCCATCTCGTACAGGTGCTCGCGCCACTTCCGGTCGAGGACGGAGAGCACCACGCGGCGCTCCAGTTCGCGCATGACGTCGGGGCCGAGGGCGCGCTCGCGTTCCTCGTAGCGGGCGTGGATGTCGTCGGTCAGGGCCTTGGTGATCAGCGGCGGAGTGACGTCGGCGCGGCCGCCCGCGGCCCGGTCGAGGTCGCCGATGGTGACGCGTGCGGGGTAGAGCAGGCGGCAGGCGGTCCAGAGCCGCTCCAGGTCCCACTCCTCGGCGAAGCCGTCGGCGGTCTCGGCGGCGACGTACGCGTCGATGGTGTCGGCCATGAAGTGGTGCGTCTGCTCGCGCAGGTCCTCGCCCTCCAGGACGCGTCGGCGTTCCTGGTAGATGAGGCCGCGCTGGCGGTTGAGGACCTCGTCGTACTTGAGGACGTTCTTGCGGGTCTCGAAGTGGTGCTGTTCGACCTGGGACTGCGCGGAGGCGATGGCGCGGGTCACCATCTTGTTCTCGATGGGCACGTCGTCGGGGACGTTGGCCATGAGCATGACGCGTTCGACTAGTTCGGCGCGGAACAGGCGCATCAGGTCGTCGCCGAGCGAGAGGTAGAAGCGGGACCGGCCGGGGTCGCCCTGGCGGCCGGAGCGGCCGC
The window above is part of the Streptomyces venezuelae genome. Proteins encoded here:
- the dxr gene encoding 1-deoxy-D-xylulose-5-phosphate reductoisomerase, coding for MSDSASPLADPHLVFDPLTGDGPRDIVILGSTGSIGTQAIDLVQRNPERFRVTALSAAGGRVGLLAEQARQLRVGTVAVADENAVPALREALKGQYAAGERLPEILAGPDAATQVAASDCHTVLNGITGSIGLAPTLAALEAGRTLALANKESLIVGGPLVKALAKPGQIIPVDSEHAALFQALAAGTRADVRKLVVTASGGPFRGRTKADLADVTPEDALAHPTWAMGPVITVNSATLVNKGLEVIEAHLLYDIPFDRIEVVVHPQSYVHSMVEFTDGSTLAQATPPDMRGPIAIGIGWPERVPDAAPAFDWTKASSWEFFPLDNDAFPSVGLARRVGELAGTAPAVFNAANEECVDAFLKGALPFNGIMETVTRTVEEHETAVTGGPGTSLTVADVLEAETWARARARELAAKTTAEARA